The following DNA comes from Catenulispora sp. EB89.
TCGGCGTACCGGGCCGCGAACTCCTGGCCGTCGGCGGAGGAGGCGGTGTGCACGAGCAGCGGCCAGCCCTGCGGCGTGCGCTGCACGTTGAGCGGCCCGCGCACCTTGAAGAACAGCCCCGTGTGCTCCACCTCGCGGATGCGGTCCGGGTCGGCGTAGCGGCCGGCGCGGCGGTCGTGCACCACGGCGTCGTCGGCCCAGCTGTCCCACAGCTGCGTGGCGACGTCCAGGAACTCCGCCGCGCGCTCGTAGCGCACCGCGTGCTCGACCGGCTCGTCCAGGTTGAAGTTGGCGGCCTCGGCCAGGTCGCCGCCGGTGGCCACGTTCCAGCCGGCGCGGCCGTGCGAGATGTGGTCCAGCGAGGCCAGGGTGCGGGCCAGGATGTAGGGCTCGTAGAAGGTGGTCGAGGCGGTGGCGATCAGGCCGATGTGCTCGGTGGCCGTGGCCAGCGCCGTGAGCAGCGTCAGCGGCTCCAGGCCGGCGGCGACGGTGACGTCGGGGCGGCTGCGGACCGCCAGGCTGTCGGCGAGGAAGACGGCGTCGAACAGCCCGCGCTCGGCGGTGCGGGCCAGCTCGATGTGGTAGTCGACGTCCAGGGTCCGGTCGCCGCCGCTGCCGGGATGGCGCCAGGCGGCGTCGTGGTGGCCGGGGGCGTGCAGGAATGCGTTCAGGTGCAGCGGGCGGACATTGCGTGCGGGCATGAAGGGCTCCCCGGAATGGAATTCTTCGGCGGACGAAGACTAATGGGGTCCGAATATTTCGGAGGCAAAACCAATGTGCCTGGAGACTGGCTGCGGCCCAGCTCAGGGCCATTGAGTCAGTATGCGCACGCAGGACAGATCGCGCTCGCGGTCCGGCGCAGATCGACGTGACGGCGAGCCACGAGAACAGTGGCGCGTCTCATGTTCTGAGAATGACAGCAAATCTCAGGGAACGTCAATATCGCGGGATATCCGTCTCAGTATTCGGCGCGATACGGCGTGATTCGGCGGCGATTCGGCCGCTTTTCGGCGGTGCGTCCGCACGATTCGGCCAAGTGGCCCAGACGAGCGAGCCGGGATCGGCCCTACCGGCGCGCGCCGGCCCGGCCGTAGTGTTCGGGGCATGTCCTACCCCTCACCTCGCTACTTCGCCGAGCAGGGCGAAGTCAGCGCCACGTTCCGGACCGCCGACGCCGAGCCCGAGCTGAACATCGGGGGCGCCTCGCGCGTCAGCCTGCTGTCCACCGGCGGGACCACCGGCGGTCTGTACGGCCTGTACCGCTGGGACAT
Coding sequences within:
- a CDS encoding LLM class flavin-dependent oxidoreductase, with translation MPARNVRPLHLNAFLHAPGHHDAAWRHPGSGGDRTLDVDYHIELARTAERGLFDAVFLADSLAVRSRPDVTVAAGLEPLTLLTALATATEHIGLIATASTTFYEPYILARTLASLDHISHGRAGWNVATGGDLAEAANFNLDEPVEHAVRYERAAEFLDVATQLWDSWADDAVVHDRRAGRYADPDRIREVEHTGLFFKVRGPLNVQRTPQGWPLLVHTASSADGQEFAARYAEVVLTAQQNIADAAAFSHEVKSRAAAYGREAHVPVILPGIAPVIGSTEAEARRLARELTELQLAEPGVSQLSDLLDVDVSGLDPDRPIPAGLLPREEDLTDHRFALITDLAIRERLTVGQIVARLSGGRGHRAVVGTPDQIADSLQEWSQAGAADGFTVAPPILPGGLAAFVDHVVPVLQRRGLFRTEYDLGTLRERFNVARPEDHFPEPAPAAVRRAVLPPLARV
- a CDS encoding putative leader peptide, which codes for MRRATVLVARRHVDLRRTASAICPACAY